In Anas platyrhynchos isolate ZD024472 breed Pekin duck chromosome 7, IASCAAS_PekinDuck_T2T, whole genome shotgun sequence, one genomic interval encodes:
- the TRAK2 gene encoding trafficking kinesin-binding protein 2 isoform X4 — translation MARHNKNINQNEELFAAFPWRVLGTDNMEQKTYSDTDVVKHLLAEKDRDLELAARIGQALLKRNHLLTEQNEALEEQLGQTLDQVNQLQHELSKKDDLLRIVSIASEESETDSSCSTPLRFNESFSVSQGLLQLDILQDKLRELEEENLALRSKACQLKTETITYEEKEQQLVSDCVKELRQTNAQISRITEELSEKSEELVRYQEEISSLLSQIVDLQHKLKEHVIEKEELKLHLQASKDAQRQLTVELHELQDRNTECLGMLHESQEEVKLLRSRVRSVACLCHPQSCGAFPVDSLAAEIEGTMRKELSQGDESLLSKQKGQHKRVFDTVKVANVTRGRSSSFPVPLPIPGSNRLSVVMTAKPFQSGLHSEGHTQMTQRSSSEKNLKGTHKCGQPGTPGDNDLVTALHRLSLRHQNYLSEKQFFEEEWERKMHLLAEQKEGASGSNTPTESCFSLGTNSEFTDFSASSSNLRVLLPEKLQIVKPIEGSQTLFHWQQLARPNLGTILDPRPGVVTKGFTPLTDDSVHHISDLEEDDEEEGEGGITFQVQPSFLEKKKCAVSKQGSGIFLSPITSVAVPLTASNPGKCLSSTNSTFTFTTCRILHPSDITQVTPSPMCTPFSLGNSGSSTGNPVVSTPAMSYRLNIGEFLTNRGDSTTTLSSTSSLAQLLQERGISAKVYDSPILEKLPLLQPPQTVPFPSTPPNSPSHSPCPSPSPFEPRVHHSENFLASRPAETFLQEMYGLKPSRNAPDIGQLKMNLVDRLKRLGIARVVKPPETKDHRKNQGPEVSLRRQDSAVFLNAGSNLMAGLRRNQSLPAMIGALGAPVCTQSSKMDILKED, via the exons ATGGCACGACATAACAAGAATATTAACCAAAATGAAGAGTTGTTTGCAGCCTTCCCATGGCGAG ttttaGGCACAGATAACATGGAACAGAAAACCTACAGTGACACTGACGTGGTCAAACATCTGCTAGCTGAG AAAGACCGGGACCTGGAACTGGCAGCTCGAATTGGACAAGCCCTGCTTAAGCGAAACCACCTGTTGACAGAACAGAATGAAGCACTAGAAGAGCAGTTAGGACAAACTCTAGATCAa GTTAACCAGCTGCAGCATGAACTATCGAAGAAGGATGACCTACTTCGTATTGTTTCAATTGCTTCTGAGGAAAGTGAAACAGATTCCAGCTGTTCTACACCACTTCGTTTCAATGAGTCTTTCAGTGTATCACAAGGTCTTTTGCAGCTGGATATCTTGCAAGATAAACTCAGGGAGTTGGAAGAAGAGAACCTTGCTCTCCGTTCGAAG gcttGCCAGCTGAAGACAGAAACCATTACGTACGAAGAGAAGGAACAGCAGCTAGTCAGTGACTGTGTTAAAGAGCTCC GGCAAACAAATGCTCAAATTTCCAGAATAACAGAGGAGTTGTCAGAGAAGAGTGAGGAGCTGGTTCGCTACCAGGAAGAGATCTCATCCCTTCTGTCTCAGATTGTTGATCTTCAGCATAAACTCAAAGAA cATGTGATTGAAAAGGAAGAGCTGAAACTTCACTTACAAGCTTCCAAAGATGCTCAGAGACAATTGACAGTAGAG ctacaTGAGTTGCAAGATCGGAACACAGAGTGTCTAGGGATGTTGCATGAATCACAAGAAGAAGTGAAGTTGCTGCGCAGCAGAGTCCGCTCTGTTGCTTGTCTCTGCCATCCCCAGTCATGTGGAGCATTTCCTGTG GATTCCCTTGCAGCAGAAATTGAAGGGACAATGCGTAAGGAATTGAGTCAGGGTGATGAATCTCTTCTATCCAAGCAGAA GGGTCAACATAAACGAGTATTCGACACTGTCAAGGTTGCTAATGTCACTCGTGGACGCTCGTCTTCCTTTCCTGTCCCATTACCAATTCCTGGTTCTAATAGGTTAAGTGTTGTTATGACAGCAAAGCCTTTTCAGTCTGGCTTACATTCGGAGGGACACACACAGATGACCCAGAGGAGCAGCTCTGAGAAGAATTTGAA GGGCACGCATAAGTGTGGCCAGCCAGGAACTCCTGGGGACAATGACTTAGTCACAGCTCTGCACAGGCTCTCCCTCCGTCATCAGAACTACCTGAGCGAGAAGCAGTTCTTTGAGGAGGAATGGGAGCgaaaaatgcatttgcttgCTGAGCAGAAAGAAGGAGCAAGTGGTAGTAATACACCAacagaaagctgtttttccttGGGTACAAACTCAGAATTCACTGATTTCTCTGCCAGCTCTAGTAACCTCCGTGTCCTCCTACCAGAAAAGTTGCAAATTGTCAAGCCCATTGAAG GATCTCAGACCCTGTTTCACTGGCAGCAGCTTGCTCGACCCAACCTAGGCACCATTCTGGACCCAAGACCAGGTGTTGTTACAAAAGGTTTTACCCCTCTGACTGATGATAGTGTGCACCACATCTCTGACTTGGAGGAGGATGATGAGGAAGAAGGTGAAGGAGGTATAACATTTCAAGTGCAACCATcctttctggagaaaaagaagtgtGCAGTGTCAAAGCAAGGGTCAGGGATTTTCCTGTCACCTATTACTTCAGTAGCAGTACCACTCACTG CCTCAAATCCTGGAAAGTGTCTATCTTCAACAAATTCCACATTTACCTTTACTACATGTAGAATCCTTCACCCATCTGATATCACCCAAGTTACTCCCAG cccCATGTGTACCCCGTTTTCACTTGGAAATAGtggcagcagcactggaaaTCCAGTAGTGAGCACTCCAGCCATGTCTTACAGGCTTAATATTGGAGAATTTCTCACCAACAGAGGAGATTCAACAACTAccctcagcagcaccagcagtcTGGCACAGCTTTTGCAAGAACGAGGCATCTCTGCCAAGGTTTATGATAGCCCCATATTAGAAAAACTGCCTTTGCTACAGCCTCCTCAAACAGTCCCTTTTCCGTCTACTCCACCCAATTCTCCCTCACATTCACCTTGTCCTTCCCCTTCACCATTTGAGCCTCGAGTGCATCACTCAGAAAATTTCCTGGCTTCCCGACCAGCAGAAACATTCTTGCAGGAAATGTATGGCCTAAAGCCCTCCCGCAACGCTCCAGACATAGGCCAGTTGAAGATGAACCTAGTGGACAGGCTGAAGAGGCTGGGTATTGCCAGGGTGGTTAAGCCCCCTGAGACAAAGGACCACAGGAAGAATCAGGGGCCAGAGGTTAGCTTACGGAGGCAGGActcagctgtgtttttaaatgcaggTAGCAACTTAATGGCAGGACTGAGAAGAAACCAGAGTCTTCCAGCCATGATTGGAGCACTGGGAGCTCCAGTCTGCACACAGTCGTCAAAAATGGATATCCTAAAGGAGGACTGA
- the TRAK2 gene encoding trafficking kinesin-binding protein 2 isoform X5, translating to MYTSYEQKDRDLELAARIGQALLKRNHLLTEQNEALEEQLGQTLDQVNQLQHELSKKDDLLRIVSIASEESETDSSCSTPLRFNESFSVSQGLLQLDILQDKLRELEEENLALRSKACQLKTETITYEEKEQQLVSDCVKELRQTNAQISRITEELSEKSEELVRYQEEISSLLSQIVDLQHKLKEHVIEKEELKLHLQASKDAQRQLTVELHELQDRNTECLGMLHESQEEVKLLRSRVRSVACLCHPQSCGAFPVDSLAAEIEGTMRKELSQGDESLLSKQKGQHKRVFDTVKVANVTRGRSSSFPVPLPIPGSNRLSVVMTAKPFQSGLHSEGHTQMTQRSSSEKNLKGTHKCGQPGTPGDNDLVTALHRLSLRHQNYLSEKQFFEEEWERKMHLLAEQKEGASGSNTPTESCFSLGTNSEFTDFSASSSNLRVLLPEKLQIVKPIEGSQTLFHWQQLARPNLGTILDPRPGVVTKGFTPLTDDSVHHISDLEEDDEEEGEGGITFQVQPSFLEKKKCAVSKQGSGIFLSPITSVAVPLTASNPGKCLSSTNSTFTFTTCRILHPSDITQVTPSPMCTPFSLGNSGSSTGNPVVSTPAMSYRLNIGEFLTNRGDSTTTLSSTSSLAQLLQERGISAKVYDSPILEKLPLLQPPQTVPFPSTPPNSPSHSPCPSPSPFEPRVHHSENFLASRPAETFLQEMYGLKPSRNAPDIGQLKMNLVDRLKRLGIARVVKPPETKDHRKNQGPEVSLRRQDSAVFLNAGSNLMAGLRRNQSLPAMIGALGAPVCTQSSKMDILKED from the exons ATGTATACTTCTTATGAGCAGAAAGACCGGGACCTGGAACTGGCAGCTCGAATTGGACAAGCCCTGCTTAAGCGAAACCACCTGTTGACAGAACAGAATGAAGCACTAGAAGAGCAGTTAGGACAAACTCTAGATCAa GTTAACCAGCTGCAGCATGAACTATCGAAGAAGGATGACCTACTTCGTATTGTTTCAATTGCTTCTGAGGAAAGTGAAACAGATTCCAGCTGTTCTACACCACTTCGTTTCAATGAGTCTTTCAGTGTATCACAAGGTCTTTTGCAGCTGGATATCTTGCAAGATAAACTCAGGGAGTTGGAAGAAGAGAACCTTGCTCTCCGTTCGAAG gcttGCCAGCTGAAGACAGAAACCATTACGTACGAAGAGAAGGAACAGCAGCTAGTCAGTGACTGTGTTAAAGAGCTCC GGCAAACAAATGCTCAAATTTCCAGAATAACAGAGGAGTTGTCAGAGAAGAGTGAGGAGCTGGTTCGCTACCAGGAAGAGATCTCATCCCTTCTGTCTCAGATTGTTGATCTTCAGCATAAACTCAAAGAA cATGTGATTGAAAAGGAAGAGCTGAAACTTCACTTACAAGCTTCCAAAGATGCTCAGAGACAATTGACAGTAGAG ctacaTGAGTTGCAAGATCGGAACACAGAGTGTCTAGGGATGTTGCATGAATCACAAGAAGAAGTGAAGTTGCTGCGCAGCAGAGTCCGCTCTGTTGCTTGTCTCTGCCATCCCCAGTCATGTGGAGCATTTCCTGTG GATTCCCTTGCAGCAGAAATTGAAGGGACAATGCGTAAGGAATTGAGTCAGGGTGATGAATCTCTTCTATCCAAGCAGAA GGGTCAACATAAACGAGTATTCGACACTGTCAAGGTTGCTAATGTCACTCGTGGACGCTCGTCTTCCTTTCCTGTCCCATTACCAATTCCTGGTTCTAATAGGTTAAGTGTTGTTATGACAGCAAAGCCTTTTCAGTCTGGCTTACATTCGGAGGGACACACACAGATGACCCAGAGGAGCAGCTCTGAGAAGAATTTGAA GGGCACGCATAAGTGTGGCCAGCCAGGAACTCCTGGGGACAATGACTTAGTCACAGCTCTGCACAGGCTCTCCCTCCGTCATCAGAACTACCTGAGCGAGAAGCAGTTCTTTGAGGAGGAATGGGAGCgaaaaatgcatttgcttgCTGAGCAGAAAGAAGGAGCAAGTGGTAGTAATACACCAacagaaagctgtttttccttGGGTACAAACTCAGAATTCACTGATTTCTCTGCCAGCTCTAGTAACCTCCGTGTCCTCCTACCAGAAAAGTTGCAAATTGTCAAGCCCATTGAAG GATCTCAGACCCTGTTTCACTGGCAGCAGCTTGCTCGACCCAACCTAGGCACCATTCTGGACCCAAGACCAGGTGTTGTTACAAAAGGTTTTACCCCTCTGACTGATGATAGTGTGCACCACATCTCTGACTTGGAGGAGGATGATGAGGAAGAAGGTGAAGGAGGTATAACATTTCAAGTGCAACCATcctttctggagaaaaagaagtgtGCAGTGTCAAAGCAAGGGTCAGGGATTTTCCTGTCACCTATTACTTCAGTAGCAGTACCACTCACTG CCTCAAATCCTGGAAAGTGTCTATCTTCAACAAATTCCACATTTACCTTTACTACATGTAGAATCCTTCACCCATCTGATATCACCCAAGTTACTCCCAG cccCATGTGTACCCCGTTTTCACTTGGAAATAGtggcagcagcactggaaaTCCAGTAGTGAGCACTCCAGCCATGTCTTACAGGCTTAATATTGGAGAATTTCTCACCAACAGAGGAGATTCAACAACTAccctcagcagcaccagcagtcTGGCACAGCTTTTGCAAGAACGAGGCATCTCTGCCAAGGTTTATGATAGCCCCATATTAGAAAAACTGCCTTTGCTACAGCCTCCTCAAACAGTCCCTTTTCCGTCTACTCCACCCAATTCTCCCTCACATTCACCTTGTCCTTCCCCTTCACCATTTGAGCCTCGAGTGCATCACTCAGAAAATTTCCTGGCTTCCCGACCAGCAGAAACATTCTTGCAGGAAATGTATGGCCTAAAGCCCTCCCGCAACGCTCCAGACATAGGCCAGTTGAAGATGAACCTAGTGGACAGGCTGAAGAGGCTGGGTATTGCCAGGGTGGTTAAGCCCCCTGAGACAAAGGACCACAGGAAGAATCAGGGGCCAGAGGTTAGCTTACGGAGGCAGGActcagctgtgtttttaaatgcaggTAGCAACTTAATGGCAGGACTGAGAAGAAACCAGAGTCTTCCAGCCATGATTGGAGCACTGGGAGCTCCAGTCTGCACACAGTCGTCAAAAATGGATATCCTAAAGGAGGACTGA
- the TRAK2 gene encoding trafficking kinesin-binding protein 2 isoform X1, translating into MNFDHRVLESISDVCSTEDLPEVELVSMLEEQLPDYKLRVDSLYLYENQDWIQSNCHGCLPKISSPVHDEETFRYMTLFQLPPSSFAGSHKFAQVLGTDNMEQKTYSDTDVVKHLLAEKDRDLELAARIGQALLKRNHLLTEQNEALEEQLGQTLDQVNQLQHELSKKDDLLRIVSIASEESETDSSCSTPLRFNESFSVSQGLLQLDILQDKLRELEEENLALRSKACQLKTETITYEEKEQQLVSDCVKELRQTNAQISRITEELSEKSEELVRYQEEISSLLSQIVDLQHKLKEHVIEKEELKLHLQASKDAQRQLTVELHELQDRNTECLGMLHESQEEVKLLRSRVRSVACLCHPQSCGAFPVDSLAAEIEGTMRKELSQGDESLLSKQKGQHKRVFDTVKVANVTRGRSSSFPVPLPIPGSNRLSVVMTAKPFQSGLHSEGHTQMTQRSSSEKNLKGTHKCGQPGTPGDNDLVTALHRLSLRHQNYLSEKQFFEEEWERKMHLLAEQKEGASGSNTPTESCFSLGTNSEFTDFSASSSNLRVLLPEKLQIVKPIEGSQTLFHWQQLARPNLGTILDPRPGVVTKGFTPLTDDSVHHISDLEEDDEEEGEGGITFQVQPSFLEKKKCAVSKQGSGIFLSPITSVAVPLTASNPGKCLSSTNSTFTFTTCRILHPSDITQVTPSPMCTPFSLGNSGSSTGNPVVSTPAMSYRLNIGEFLTNRGDSTTTLSSTSSLAQLLQERGISAKVYDSPILEKLPLLQPPQTVPFPSTPPNSPSHSPCPSPSPFEPRVHHSENFLASRPAETFLQEMYGLKPSRNAPDIGQLKMNLVDRLKRLGIARVVKPPETKDHRKNQGPEVSLRRQDSAVFLNAGSNLMAGLRRNQSLPAMIGALGAPVCTQSSKMDILKED; encoded by the exons ATGAATTTTGATCACAGGGTCTTGGAGAGCATCTCTG ATGTCTGCTCCACTGAGGACCTCCCTGAGGTAGAATTGGTGAGCATGCTAGAAGAACAGTTGCCAGATTACAAGTTACGAGTGGACTCTCTGTATCTGTATGAAAATCAAGACTGGATTCAGTCCAACTGCCATGGCTGTCTTCCCAAAATCTCTTCTCCAGTTCACGATGAGGAGACCTTCCGTTACATGA CTCTTTTTCaacttcctccctcctcctttgCTGGATCTCACAAATTTGCACAAG ttttaGGCACAGATAACATGGAACAGAAAACCTACAGTGACACTGACGTGGTCAAACATCTGCTAGCTGAG AAAGACCGGGACCTGGAACTGGCAGCTCGAATTGGACAAGCCCTGCTTAAGCGAAACCACCTGTTGACAGAACAGAATGAAGCACTAGAAGAGCAGTTAGGACAAACTCTAGATCAa GTTAACCAGCTGCAGCATGAACTATCGAAGAAGGATGACCTACTTCGTATTGTTTCAATTGCTTCTGAGGAAAGTGAAACAGATTCCAGCTGTTCTACACCACTTCGTTTCAATGAGTCTTTCAGTGTATCACAAGGTCTTTTGCAGCTGGATATCTTGCAAGATAAACTCAGGGAGTTGGAAGAAGAGAACCTTGCTCTCCGTTCGAAG gcttGCCAGCTGAAGACAGAAACCATTACGTACGAAGAGAAGGAACAGCAGCTAGTCAGTGACTGTGTTAAAGAGCTCC GGCAAACAAATGCTCAAATTTCCAGAATAACAGAGGAGTTGTCAGAGAAGAGTGAGGAGCTGGTTCGCTACCAGGAAGAGATCTCATCCCTTCTGTCTCAGATTGTTGATCTTCAGCATAAACTCAAAGAA cATGTGATTGAAAAGGAAGAGCTGAAACTTCACTTACAAGCTTCCAAAGATGCTCAGAGACAATTGACAGTAGAG ctacaTGAGTTGCAAGATCGGAACACAGAGTGTCTAGGGATGTTGCATGAATCACAAGAAGAAGTGAAGTTGCTGCGCAGCAGAGTCCGCTCTGTTGCTTGTCTCTGCCATCCCCAGTCATGTGGAGCATTTCCTGTG GATTCCCTTGCAGCAGAAATTGAAGGGACAATGCGTAAGGAATTGAGTCAGGGTGATGAATCTCTTCTATCCAAGCAGAA GGGTCAACATAAACGAGTATTCGACACTGTCAAGGTTGCTAATGTCACTCGTGGACGCTCGTCTTCCTTTCCTGTCCCATTACCAATTCCTGGTTCTAATAGGTTAAGTGTTGTTATGACAGCAAAGCCTTTTCAGTCTGGCTTACATTCGGAGGGACACACACAGATGACCCAGAGGAGCAGCTCTGAGAAGAATTTGAA GGGCACGCATAAGTGTGGCCAGCCAGGAACTCCTGGGGACAATGACTTAGTCACAGCTCTGCACAGGCTCTCCCTCCGTCATCAGAACTACCTGAGCGAGAAGCAGTTCTTTGAGGAGGAATGGGAGCgaaaaatgcatttgcttgCTGAGCAGAAAGAAGGAGCAAGTGGTAGTAATACACCAacagaaagctgtttttccttGGGTACAAACTCAGAATTCACTGATTTCTCTGCCAGCTCTAGTAACCTCCGTGTCCTCCTACCAGAAAAGTTGCAAATTGTCAAGCCCATTGAAG GATCTCAGACCCTGTTTCACTGGCAGCAGCTTGCTCGACCCAACCTAGGCACCATTCTGGACCCAAGACCAGGTGTTGTTACAAAAGGTTTTACCCCTCTGACTGATGATAGTGTGCACCACATCTCTGACTTGGAGGAGGATGATGAGGAAGAAGGTGAAGGAGGTATAACATTTCAAGTGCAACCATcctttctggagaaaaagaagtgtGCAGTGTCAAAGCAAGGGTCAGGGATTTTCCTGTCACCTATTACTTCAGTAGCAGTACCACTCACTG CCTCAAATCCTGGAAAGTGTCTATCTTCAACAAATTCCACATTTACCTTTACTACATGTAGAATCCTTCACCCATCTGATATCACCCAAGTTACTCCCAG cccCATGTGTACCCCGTTTTCACTTGGAAATAGtggcagcagcactggaaaTCCAGTAGTGAGCACTCCAGCCATGTCTTACAGGCTTAATATTGGAGAATTTCTCACCAACAGAGGAGATTCAACAACTAccctcagcagcaccagcagtcTGGCACAGCTTTTGCAAGAACGAGGCATCTCTGCCAAGGTTTATGATAGCCCCATATTAGAAAAACTGCCTTTGCTACAGCCTCCTCAAACAGTCCCTTTTCCGTCTACTCCACCCAATTCTCCCTCACATTCACCTTGTCCTTCCCCTTCACCATTTGAGCCTCGAGTGCATCACTCAGAAAATTTCCTGGCTTCCCGACCAGCAGAAACATTCTTGCAGGAAATGTATGGCCTAAAGCCCTCCCGCAACGCTCCAGACATAGGCCAGTTGAAGATGAACCTAGTGGACAGGCTGAAGAGGCTGGGTATTGCCAGGGTGGTTAAGCCCCCTGAGACAAAGGACCACAGGAAGAATCAGGGGCCAGAGGTTAGCTTACGGAGGCAGGActcagctgtgtttttaaatgcaggTAGCAACTTAATGGCAGGACTGAGAAGAAACCAGAGTCTTCCAGCCATGATTGGAGCACTGGGAGCTCCAGTCTGCACACAGTCGTCAAAAATGGATATCCTAAAGGAGGACTGA
- the TRAK2 gene encoding trafficking kinesin-binding protein 2 isoform X2 — translation MNFDHRVLESISDVCSTEDLPEVELVSMLEEQLPDYKLRVDSLYLYENQDWIQSNCHGCLPKISSPVHDEETFRYMTLFQLPPSSFAGSHKFAQVLGTDNMEQKTYSDTDVVKHLLAEKDRDLELAARIGQALLKRNHLLTEQNEALEEQLGQTLDQVNQLQHELSKKDDLLRIVSIASEESETDSSCSTPLRFNESFSVSQGLLQLDILQDKLRELEEENLALRSKACQLKTETITYEEKEQQLVSDCVKELRQTNAQISRITEELSEKSEELVRYQEEISSLLSQIVDLQHKLKEHVIEKEELKLHLQASKDAQRQLTVELHELQDRNTECLGMLHESQEEVKLLRSRVRSVACLCHPQSCGAFPDSLAAEIEGTMRKELSQGDESLLSKQKGQHKRVFDTVKVANVTRGRSSSFPVPLPIPGSNRLSVVMTAKPFQSGLHSEGHTQMTQRSSSEKNLKGTHKCGQPGTPGDNDLVTALHRLSLRHQNYLSEKQFFEEEWERKMHLLAEQKEGASGSNTPTESCFSLGTNSEFTDFSASSSNLRVLLPEKLQIVKPIEGSQTLFHWQQLARPNLGTILDPRPGVVTKGFTPLTDDSVHHISDLEEDDEEEGEGGITFQVQPSFLEKKKCAVSKQGSGIFLSPITSVAVPLTASNPGKCLSSTNSTFTFTTCRILHPSDITQVTPSPMCTPFSLGNSGSSTGNPVVSTPAMSYRLNIGEFLTNRGDSTTTLSSTSSLAQLLQERGISAKVYDSPILEKLPLLQPPQTVPFPSTPPNSPSHSPCPSPSPFEPRVHHSENFLASRPAETFLQEMYGLKPSRNAPDIGQLKMNLVDRLKRLGIARVVKPPETKDHRKNQGPEVSLRRQDSAVFLNAGSNLMAGLRRNQSLPAMIGALGAPVCTQSSKMDILKED, via the exons ATGAATTTTGATCACAGGGTCTTGGAGAGCATCTCTG ATGTCTGCTCCACTGAGGACCTCCCTGAGGTAGAATTGGTGAGCATGCTAGAAGAACAGTTGCCAGATTACAAGTTACGAGTGGACTCTCTGTATCTGTATGAAAATCAAGACTGGATTCAGTCCAACTGCCATGGCTGTCTTCCCAAAATCTCTTCTCCAGTTCACGATGAGGAGACCTTCCGTTACATGA CTCTTTTTCaacttcctccctcctcctttgCTGGATCTCACAAATTTGCACAAG ttttaGGCACAGATAACATGGAACAGAAAACCTACAGTGACACTGACGTGGTCAAACATCTGCTAGCTGAG AAAGACCGGGACCTGGAACTGGCAGCTCGAATTGGACAAGCCCTGCTTAAGCGAAACCACCTGTTGACAGAACAGAATGAAGCACTAGAAGAGCAGTTAGGACAAACTCTAGATCAa GTTAACCAGCTGCAGCATGAACTATCGAAGAAGGATGACCTACTTCGTATTGTTTCAATTGCTTCTGAGGAAAGTGAAACAGATTCCAGCTGTTCTACACCACTTCGTTTCAATGAGTCTTTCAGTGTATCACAAGGTCTTTTGCAGCTGGATATCTTGCAAGATAAACTCAGGGAGTTGGAAGAAGAGAACCTTGCTCTCCGTTCGAAG gcttGCCAGCTGAAGACAGAAACCATTACGTACGAAGAGAAGGAACAGCAGCTAGTCAGTGACTGTGTTAAAGAGCTCC GGCAAACAAATGCTCAAATTTCCAGAATAACAGAGGAGTTGTCAGAGAAGAGTGAGGAGCTGGTTCGCTACCAGGAAGAGATCTCATCCCTTCTGTCTCAGATTGTTGATCTTCAGCATAAACTCAAAGAA cATGTGATTGAAAAGGAAGAGCTGAAACTTCACTTACAAGCTTCCAAAGATGCTCAGAGACAATTGACAGTAGAG ctacaTGAGTTGCAAGATCGGAACACAGAGTGTCTAGGGATGTTGCATGAATCACAAGAAGAAGTGAAGTTGCTGCGCAGCAGAGTCCGCTCTGTTGCTTGTCTCTGCCATCCCCAGTCATGTGGAGCATTTCCT GATTCCCTTGCAGCAGAAATTGAAGGGACAATGCGTAAGGAATTGAGTCAGGGTGATGAATCTCTTCTATCCAAGCAGAA GGGTCAACATAAACGAGTATTCGACACTGTCAAGGTTGCTAATGTCACTCGTGGACGCTCGTCTTCCTTTCCTGTCCCATTACCAATTCCTGGTTCTAATAGGTTAAGTGTTGTTATGACAGCAAAGCCTTTTCAGTCTGGCTTACATTCGGAGGGACACACACAGATGACCCAGAGGAGCAGCTCTGAGAAGAATTTGAA GGGCACGCATAAGTGTGGCCAGCCAGGAACTCCTGGGGACAATGACTTAGTCACAGCTCTGCACAGGCTCTCCCTCCGTCATCAGAACTACCTGAGCGAGAAGCAGTTCTTTGAGGAGGAATGGGAGCgaaaaatgcatttgcttgCTGAGCAGAAAGAAGGAGCAAGTGGTAGTAATACACCAacagaaagctgtttttccttGGGTACAAACTCAGAATTCACTGATTTCTCTGCCAGCTCTAGTAACCTCCGTGTCCTCCTACCAGAAAAGTTGCAAATTGTCAAGCCCATTGAAG GATCTCAGACCCTGTTTCACTGGCAGCAGCTTGCTCGACCCAACCTAGGCACCATTCTGGACCCAAGACCAGGTGTTGTTACAAAAGGTTTTACCCCTCTGACTGATGATAGTGTGCACCACATCTCTGACTTGGAGGAGGATGATGAGGAAGAAGGTGAAGGAGGTATAACATTTCAAGTGCAACCATcctttctggagaaaaagaagtgtGCAGTGTCAAAGCAAGGGTCAGGGATTTTCCTGTCACCTATTACTTCAGTAGCAGTACCACTCACTG CCTCAAATCCTGGAAAGTGTCTATCTTCAACAAATTCCACATTTACCTTTACTACATGTAGAATCCTTCACCCATCTGATATCACCCAAGTTACTCCCAG cccCATGTGTACCCCGTTTTCACTTGGAAATAGtggcagcagcactggaaaTCCAGTAGTGAGCACTCCAGCCATGTCTTACAGGCTTAATATTGGAGAATTTCTCACCAACAGAGGAGATTCAACAACTAccctcagcagcaccagcagtcTGGCACAGCTTTTGCAAGAACGAGGCATCTCTGCCAAGGTTTATGATAGCCCCATATTAGAAAAACTGCCTTTGCTACAGCCTCCTCAAACAGTCCCTTTTCCGTCTACTCCACCCAATTCTCCCTCACATTCACCTTGTCCTTCCCCTTCACCATTTGAGCCTCGAGTGCATCACTCAGAAAATTTCCTGGCTTCCCGACCAGCAGAAACATTCTTGCAGGAAATGTATGGCCTAAAGCCCTCCCGCAACGCTCCAGACATAGGCCAGTTGAAGATGAACCTAGTGGACAGGCTGAAGAGGCTGGGTATTGCCAGGGTGGTTAAGCCCCCTGAGACAAAGGACCACAGGAAGAATCAGGGGCCAGAGGTTAGCTTACGGAGGCAGGActcagctgtgtttttaaatgcaggTAGCAACTTAATGGCAGGACTGAGAAGAAACCAGAGTCTTCCAGCCATGATTGGAGCACTGGGAGCTCCAGTCTGCACACAGTCGTCAAAAATGGATATCCTAAAGGAGGACTGA